Proteins from a single region of Shinella zoogloeoides:
- a CDS encoding nucleobase:cation symporter-2 family protein: MSRQADHGAAAAGANQTARHVHPVDEILPPARMAVLALQHVLVMYTGAIAVPFIIGSALHLTQAQIAYLIQADLITCGLATLIQTIGFWRFGVRMPLMQGITFAAISPVIAIGSNPAILANGPNAGLQAVYGAVIAAGLFAIFMAPLGRYIVRAFPPVVVGAVLTVMGLSLLPVAIQYAQGGFVEDAGRPAYIGLAFLVLAVIVLLNVFGRGFVKNIAVFLGLVVGVVFAAVMGMLDFSAVRDAAPLAIVTPFHFGLPTFHLVPVLTMCLVVAITWVESVGDTIVVGEMVGRPATERTIADLLRADGLSTMLGGMLNSFPYTAFSENVALVNITGVRSRWTVALAGGFLVVLGLSPVLATAIASLPKPVVGGAGFVMFGTLVVVGMKTLQKIDFDTTFNNFMVVGLSIAMAMITIVKPDFFQFMPDWSQVVFHSPVIMGAITAIVMNAALNGLRSQGHVVMAH, encoded by the coding sequence ATGTCCCGACAAGCGGACCATGGCGCGGCTGCGGCCGGCGCCAACCAGACTGCACGGCATGTTCATCCCGTCGATGAGATCCTGCCGCCCGCCCGCATGGCGGTGCTCGCGCTTCAGCACGTGCTCGTCATGTATACCGGCGCCATCGCCGTACCCTTCATCATCGGCAGCGCCCTTCACCTCACCCAAGCGCAGATCGCCTACCTGATCCAGGCCGACCTCATCACCTGCGGCCTCGCCACGCTGATCCAGACGATCGGCTTCTGGCGCTTCGGGGTGCGCATGCCCCTGATGCAGGGCATCACCTTCGCCGCGATCTCTCCGGTCATCGCCATCGGCAGCAACCCGGCGATCCTGGCGAACGGACCGAATGCCGGCCTGCAGGCGGTCTATGGCGCGGTCATCGCGGCGGGGCTGTTCGCCATCTTCATGGCTCCGCTCGGCCGCTACATCGTCAGGGCCTTCCCGCCCGTCGTCGTCGGTGCGGTGCTGACCGTCATGGGCCTCAGCCTGCTGCCGGTGGCGATCCAGTACGCCCAGGGCGGCTTCGTCGAAGATGCGGGCAGGCCGGCCTATATCGGCCTCGCCTTCCTCGTGCTCGCCGTCATCGTCCTGCTCAATGTGTTCGGTCGCGGCTTCGTGAAGAACATCGCTGTCTTCCTCGGGCTGGTCGTCGGCGTCGTCTTCGCCGCCGTCATGGGCATGCTGGATTTCAGCGCGGTCAGGGACGCGGCCCCGCTCGCCATCGTCACGCCGTTTCATTTCGGCCTGCCGACTTTCCATCTGGTGCCGGTGCTGACCATGTGCCTCGTCGTCGCCATCACCTGGGTGGAATCGGTCGGCGACACGATCGTCGTCGGCGAGATGGTCGGCCGCCCCGCGACGGAACGCACCATCGCCGATCTCCTGCGGGCCGACGGCCTGTCGACCATGCTCGGCGGCATGCTCAACTCGTTCCCCTACACGGCCTTCTCCGAGAATGTCGCGCTGGTGAACATCACGGGCGTGCGCAGCCGCTGGACGGTGGCGCTTGCAGGGGGCTTCCTCGTGGTGCTCGGCCTTTCGCCGGTGCTGGCGACCGCCATCGCCTCGCTGCCGAAGCCCGTGGTCGGCGGCGCCGGGTTCGTCATGTTCGGCACGCTCGTCGTCGTCGGCATGAAGACCCTGCAGAAGATCGACTTCGACACGACCTTCAACAACTTCATGGTGGTGGGCCTCAGCATCGCCATGGCGATGATCACCATCGTCAAGCCGGACTTCTTCCAGTTCATGCCGGATTGGTCCCAGGTGGTCTTCCATTCCCCCGTGATCATGGGTGCGATCACCGCCATCGTCATGAACGCCGCCCTTAACGGGCTGCGCAGCCAGGGGCACGTCGTCATGGCCCACTAG
- a CDS encoding nucleoside deaminase, which yields MLDKQNKGQATDNDLRNLRETMKIAEESRAAGNHPFGALLAGPDGAVLITSGNTFKDDKGVGHAEMNVARDAAKTYSAEFLAECTLVTSVEPCCMCSGGTYWAGIGRVVYGMTEKRLAELTGDNPENLTMDMPCEHIFDAGQRKVEVVGPVPALEGEIAKAHEGFW from the coding sequence ATGCTCGACAAACAGAATAAAGGACAGGCAACGGACAACGACTTGCGCAACCTGCGCGAGACGATGAAGATCGCGGAGGAAAGCCGGGCGGCGGGCAACCACCCGTTCGGCGCGCTACTGGCTGGGCCGGACGGCGCGGTGCTCATCACCTCCGGCAACACGTTCAAGGACGACAAGGGCGTCGGCCACGCCGAGATGAACGTGGCGCGGGACGCAGCAAAAACCTACTCGGCCGAGTTCCTTGCAGAATGCACGCTCGTCACCTCGGTGGAACCGTGCTGCATGTGCTCGGGCGGCACCTATTGGGCCGGCATCGGCCGCGTCGTCTACGGCATGACGGAAAAACGCCTGGCCGAACTGACCGGCGACAACCCGGAAAACCTGACCATGGACATGCCCTGCGAACACATCTTCGACGCCGGGCAGCGCAAGGTCGAGGTCGTCGGCCCCGTCCCGGCGCTCGAAGGGGAGATTGCGAAAGCGCATGAGGGCTTCTGGTGA